The Impatiens glandulifera chromosome 3, dImpGla2.1, whole genome shotgun sequence genome contains a region encoding:
- the LOC124928631 gene encoding protein DA1-related 2-like, translating to MSSSGVNHLSQPCIYGNFVSSYGERKSRFMKWFSKLFKGGSDRGLTGKRHPQLLGDENTLRRAPAQSLDDRPRSARDKEELDHAIALSLAEDLRRPTGYGWREDNNQDFKFPNSLNPSFHPPYAPVEYQPRGYRICSGCNQDIGYQNYLGCMGTFFHPECFKCYACHYPITEHEFSLSGSKAYHKTCFKELTHPRCDVCHQFIPTNGTGLIEYRCHPFWSQKYCPSHELDYTARCCSCERLESWNARYISLGDGRSLCFECMESSIMDTGDCQPLYHAIRDYYEGMNMRIDQQIPMLLVERQALNEAIVGEKNGFHHLPETRGLCLSEEQTVTSILKRPKIGGHKLVGMRTQPQKLSRKCEVTAILVLYGLPRLLTGAILAHELMHGWLRLKGYRNLNPDVEEGICQVLSYMWLESEVMPTSRNMPSSSMASSSSSSSSSSKKGAKSEVENKLGEFFKHQIEHDASPAYGDGFRTANAAVIKYGLRSTLEHIRLTGNIPL from the exons ATGTCTTCTTCAGGTGTCAACCATTTATCTCAGCCATGTATTTACG GGAACTTTGTTTCATCGTATGGGGAGAGAAAATCTCGCTTCATGAAGTGGTTTAGCAAGTTGTTTAAGGGTGGATCCGATCGTGGATTAACAGGCAAGCGACATCCACAACTTCTCGGGGATGAAAATACACTCCGCCGAGCCCCTGCCCAATCTTTG GATGATCGCCCTAGATCTGCAAGAGACAAAGAAGAGTTAGATCATGCAATTGCTCTTTCCCTGGCTGAAGATTTGCGAAGACCTACTG GATATGGGTGGCGTGAAGATAATAATCAAGACTTTAAATTTCCAAATAGTCTTAATCCGTCTTTCCACCCTCCTTATGCACCGGTTGAATATCAGCCAAGAGGATATAG AATATGTAGTGGCTGTAACCAAGACATTGGCTATCAAAACTACTTGGGGTGCATGGGAACCTTTTTCCATCCAGAGTGTTTCAAATGTTATGCATGCCATTACCCCATTACTGAGCACGAG TTTTCTCTGTCAGGGAGCAAGGCCTACCATAAAACATGCTTCAAAGAGCTCACGCATCCCAGATGTGATGTTTGCCATCAATTT atTCCCACGAATGGAACTGGTTTAATAGAGTATAGGTGTCACCCATTCTGGTCCCAAAAATACTGTCCATCGCATGAGCTTGATTACACTGCCCGCTGCTGCAGTTGTGAGCGTTTAGAG TCCTGGAATGCAAGATACATATCACTTGGAGACGGCAGAAGTCTATGTTTTGAGTGCATGGAATCTTCCATCATGGATACTGGAGATTGCCAACCTTTATATCATGCAATTAGAGACTATTATGAAGGAATGAACATGAGGATTGACCAGCAAATCCCAATGCTTTTGGTGGAAAGACAAGCCCTTAATGAGGCCATTGTAGGCGAGAAAAAC GGTTTCCATCACTTGCCTGAAACAAGGGGTTTATGTTTGTCAGAAGAGCAAACTGTTACTAGT ATACTCAAAAGGCCAAAAATAGGAGGCCACAAATTAGTGGGGATGAGAACACAACCTCAAAAGCTTTCTCGAAAATGTGAAGTTACCGCAATTCTTGTCTTGTATGGTCTCCCAAG ATTGTTGACAGGTGCAATTCTTGCTCATGAGTTAATGCATGGTTGGTTACGCCTGAAAG GTTATCGTAATCTGAATCCGGATGTTGAGGAGGGAATTTGTCAAGTTCTATCATACATGTGGCTGGAATCAGAGGTGATGCCCACATCAAGAAACATGCCATCTAGTTCAATggcatcatcttcttcttcgtcttcttcttcatccaaGAAAGGCGCAAAATCTGAGGTTGAAAATAAGCTTGGTGAGTTTTTCAAGCACCAGATTGAGCATGATGCATCGCCTGCATATGGAGATGGATTTAGGACAGCTAATGCAGCTGTTATCAAATACGGTTTACGCAGCACTCTAGAACACATTCGTCTAACCGGAAACATCCCTCTTTAG